Proteins co-encoded in one Schistocerca cancellata isolate TAMUIC-IGC-003103 chromosome 5, iqSchCanc2.1, whole genome shotgun sequence genomic window:
- the LOC126188354 gene encoding uncharacterized protein LOC126188354 — translation MALAAQHLCTAAVSVSQFAVAYGAPSQSLTLVACRDSVDVNRLKTEKFQRFPTSKSGRNLQDDLNDFLALIPVDEIVNIVLNYVANDAEVQAALQYLMSDEFESIVVYVDQQPELYDLLNFLESSGLDPYGFLNTIHDYLGIPPILKPASRMRRSSRSLKSMLDEILAILPVDELKALYNEKLESSPDFAELINRLSSDEFHQLVLRVLELDAVQDLIQMLRDAGIDVDAIMDFFRNLFGWADSGSLKLRHIVPVKKIQRFPAKRSSHNLQDDLNDFLALIPVDEIVNIVLNYVANNAEVQAALQYLMSDEFESIVVYVDQQPELFSLLHFFPLLLNFLESSGLHPYGFLNTIHDFLGIPQISKPASRMRRSSRSLKSMLDEILAILPVDELKALYNEKLETSPDFAELINRLSSDELHQLVLRVLELDDVQDLIQMLRDAGIDVDAIMDFFRKIFGWTF, via the exons gactaaaaactgaaaaatttcaacGCTTCCCTACATCGAAATCCGGCCGTAACCTCCAAGATGACCTGAACGACTTCCTAGCTCTCATCCCCGTTGACGAAATCGTCAACATCGTTCTCAACTACGTCGCCAACGATGCTGAGGTGCAGGCCGCCCTCCAGTACCTCATGTCTGACGAGTTCGAGAGCATCGTCGTCTACGTCGACCAGCAGCCCGAGCTGTACGAT CTGCTCAACTTCCTCGAGTCCTCAGGCCTTGACCCCTACGGCTTCCTCAACACCATCCACGACTACCTGGGCATTCCTCCGATTTTGAAACCCGCCAGCCGAATGAGGAGGAGCAGCAGGAGCCTCAAGTCCATGCTCGATGAGATCCTCGCCATCCTCCCAGTCGACGAGCTGAAGGCTCTCTACAACGAGAAGCTGGAGAGCAGCCCTGACTTTGCTGAACTCATCAACAGGCTCAGCTCGGACGAGTTCCAC CAACTGGTGTTGCGCGTTTTGGAGCTGGACGCTGTGCAGGACTTGATCCAGATGCTGAGGGACGCCGGTATCGATGTGGACGCCATCATGGACTTCTTCAGGAATCTCTTTGGTTGGGCTGATTCTGGCTCTTTGAAACTGA GACACATTGTCCCAGTGAAGAAGATCCAGCGCTTCCCAGCAAAAAGATCCAGCCACAACCTGCAGGATGACTTGAATGACTTCCTGGCCCTCATCCCCGTCGACGAAATCGTCAACATCGTCCTCAACTACGTCGCCAACAACGCTGAAGTGCAGGCCGCCCTCCAGTACCTCATGTCCGACGAGTTCGAGAGCATCGTCGTCTACGTCGACCAGCAGCCCGAGCT GTTCTCACTGCTCCATTTTTTTCCTCTGCTGCTCAACTTCCTCGAGTCCTCAGGCCTTCACCCCTACGGCTTCCTCAACACCATCCACGACTTCCTGGGCATTCCTCAGATTTCTAAACCCGCTAGCCGAATGAGGAGGAGCAGCAGGAGCCTCAAGTCCATGCTCGATGAGATCCTCGCCATCCTCCCAGTCGACGAGCTGAAGGCTCTCTACAATGAGAAGCTGGAGACCAGCCCCGACTTTGCTGAACTCATCAACAGGCTCAGTTCGGACGAGTTACAC CAACTGGTGTTGCGCGTTTTGGAGCTGGACGATGTGCAGGACTTGATCCAGATGCTGAGGGACGCCGGTATCGATGTGGACGCCATTATGGACTTCTTCAGGAAGATCTTCGGCTGGACGTTTTAA